The proteins below come from a single Calonectris borealis chromosome 33, bCalBor7.hap1.2, whole genome shotgun sequence genomic window:
- the FLOT1 gene encoding flotillin-1 isoform X3, producing the protein MFFTCGPNEAMVVSGFCRSPPVMVAGGRVLVVPCLQQIQRISLNTLTLNVRSEKVYTRHGVPISVTGIAQVKIQGQNKEMLAAACQMFLGKSESEIAQIALETLEGHQRAIMAHMTVEEIYKDRQKFSEQVFNVASSDLVNMGISVVSYTLKDIHDDQDYLHSLGKGRTAQVQRDARVGEAEAKRDAGIREARARQEQVSAQLLSETAMAQAQRDFQVQQALYDAAVSARKAQADLAYQLQVARTKQQIEEQRAQVLVVERAQQAQLQEHEIGRRERELEATVRKPAEAERYRLECLAEAQRSQMMMQAEAEAEAMKVAEAVAQPLLGTRRVTLVAGGSGDIGVSRLPGEILDVVTRLPAAVEALTGVSVTQATQKKSECQA; encoded by the exons ATGTTCTTCACGTGTGGCCCCAACGAGGCCATGGTGGTGTCGG GTTTCTGCCGTAGCCCCCCCGTGATGGTGGCCGGGGGGCGGGTGCTGGTGGTGCCGTGTCTGCAGCAGATCCAGcg GATCTCCCTGAACACCCTGACCCTCAACGTGCGCAGCGAGAAGGTGTACACCCGCCACGGCGTCCCCATCTCCGTCACCGGTATCGCCCAG gtGAAGATCCAGGGGCAGAACAAGGAGATGCTGGCGGCCGCCTGCCAGATGTTCCTGGGCAAATCGGAGAGCGAGATCGCCCAGATCGCCCTCGAGACCCTCGAGGGCCACCAGCGCGCCATCATGGCCCACATGACTGTGGAG GAGATCTACAAGGACCGGCAGAAGTTCTCGGAGCAGGTTTTCAACGTGGCCTCGTCCGACCTCGTCAACATGGGGATCAGCGTGGTCAGCTACACCCTGAAGGACATCCACGACGACCAG gacTACCTCCACTCGCTGGGGAAGGGCCGCACGGCGCAGGTCCAGCGCGACGCCCGCGTCGGGGAGGCCGAGGCCAAGCGGGACGCTGGCATCCGC gagGCGCGGGCGCGCCAGGAGCAGGTCTCGGCGCAGCTGCTGAGCGAGACGGCGATGGCGCAGGCCCAGCGCGACTTCCAGGTGCAGCAGGCGCTGTACGACGCCGCCGTCAGCGCCCGCAAAGCCCAGGCCGACCTGGCCTACCAGCTCCAG gtGGCGAGGACGAAGCAGCAGATCGAGGAGCAGCGGGCGCAGGTGCTGGTGGTGGAGCGGGCGCAGCAGGCGCAGCTGCAGGAGCACGAGATCGGCCGCCGCGAACGCGAGCTGGAGGCCACCGTCCGCAAACCCGCCGAGGCCGAGCGCTACCGCCTCGAGTGCCTGGCCGAGGCCCAGCG GTCACAGATGATGATGCAGGCGGAGGCTGAGGCCGAGGCCATGAAG gTGGCGGAGGCGGTGGCGCAGCCGCTGTTGGGGACGCGACGAGTGACGTTGGTGGCCGGCGGCTCCGGTGACATCGGGGTGTCGCGGTTGCCGGGGGAGATCCTGGACGTCGTCACCCGCCTGCCCGCAGCCGTCGAGGCCCTCACGGGTGTCAGCGTCACCCAG GCCACCCAGAAGAAGTCCGAATGCCAGGCCTGA
- the FLOT1 gene encoding flotillin-1 isoform X1, whose amino-acid sequence MFFTCGPNEAMVVSGFCRSPPVMVAGGRVLVVPCLQQIQRISLNTLTLNVRSEKVYTRHGVPISVTGIAQVKIQGQNKEMLAAACQMFLGKSESEIAQIALETLEGHQRAIMAHMTVEEIYKDRQKFSEQVFNVASSDLVNMGISVVSYTLKDIHDDQDYLHSLGKGRTAQVQRDARVGEAEAKRDAGIREARARQEQVSAQLLSETAMAQAQRDFQVQQALYDAAVSARKAQADLAYQLQVARTKQQIEEQRAQVLVVERAQQAQLQEHEIGRRERELEATVRKPAEAERYRLECLAEAQRSQMMMQAEAEAEAMKVTGAARAAAVAARARAEAAQTAAKAEAFGQYQEAAVVDMVLQRLPQVAEAVAQPLLGTRRVTLVAGGSGDIGVSRLPGEILDVVTRLPAAVEALTGVSVTQATQKKSECQA is encoded by the exons ATGTTCTTCACGTGTGGCCCCAACGAGGCCATGGTGGTGTCGG GTTTCTGCCGTAGCCCCCCCGTGATGGTGGCCGGGGGGCGGGTGCTGGTGGTGCCGTGTCTGCAGCAGATCCAGcg GATCTCCCTGAACACCCTGACCCTCAACGTGCGCAGCGAGAAGGTGTACACCCGCCACGGCGTCCCCATCTCCGTCACCGGTATCGCCCAG gtGAAGATCCAGGGGCAGAACAAGGAGATGCTGGCGGCCGCCTGCCAGATGTTCCTGGGCAAATCGGAGAGCGAGATCGCCCAGATCGCCCTCGAGACCCTCGAGGGCCACCAGCGCGCCATCATGGCCCACATGACTGTGGAG GAGATCTACAAGGACCGGCAGAAGTTCTCGGAGCAGGTTTTCAACGTGGCCTCGTCCGACCTCGTCAACATGGGGATCAGCGTGGTCAGCTACACCCTGAAGGACATCCACGACGACCAG gacTACCTCCACTCGCTGGGGAAGGGCCGCACGGCGCAGGTCCAGCGCGACGCCCGCGTCGGGGAGGCCGAGGCCAAGCGGGACGCTGGCATCCGC gagGCGCGGGCGCGCCAGGAGCAGGTCTCGGCGCAGCTGCTGAGCGAGACGGCGATGGCGCAGGCCCAGCGCGACTTCCAGGTGCAGCAGGCGCTGTACGACGCCGCCGTCAGCGCCCGCAAAGCCCAGGCCGACCTGGCCTACCAGCTCCAG gtGGCGAGGACGAAGCAGCAGATCGAGGAGCAGCGGGCGCAGGTGCTGGTGGTGGAGCGGGCGCAGCAGGCGCAGCTGCAGGAGCACGAGATCGGCCGCCGCGAACGCGAGCTGGAGGCCACCGTCCGCAAACCCGCCGAGGCCGAGCGCTACCGCCTCGAGTGCCTGGCCGAGGCCCAGCG GTCACAGATGATGATGCAGGCGGAGGCTGAGGCCGAGGCCATGAAG GTgacgggggcggcgcgggcggcggcggtggccgcCCGGGCGCGGGCGGAGGCGGCGCAGACGGCGGCGAAGGCGGAGGCGTTCGGGCAGTACCAGGAAGCCGCCGTCGTCGACATGGTGCTGCAGCGGCTCCCCCAG gTGGCGGAGGCGGTGGCGCAGCCGCTGTTGGGGACGCGACGAGTGACGTTGGTGGCCGGCGGCTCCGGTGACATCGGGGTGTCGCGGTTGCCGGGGGAGATCCTGGACGTCGTCACCCGCCTGCCCGCAGCCGTCGAGGCCCTCACGGGTGTCAGCGTCACCCAG GCCACCCAGAAGAAGTCCGAATGCCAGGCCTGA
- the FLOT1 gene encoding flotillin-1 isoform X2 — protein sequence MLWRWAPRYTWRGSVRVCEARVCEVRCSPGRGQVKIQGQNKEMLAAACQMFLGKSESEIAQIALETLEGHQRAIMAHMTVEEIYKDRQKFSEQVFNVASSDLVNMGISVVSYTLKDIHDDQDYLHSLGKGRTAQVQRDARVGEAEAKRDAGIREARARQEQVSAQLLSETAMAQAQRDFQVQQALYDAAVSARKAQADLAYQLQVARTKQQIEEQRAQVLVVERAQQAQLQEHEIGRRERELEATVRKPAEAERYRLECLAEAQRSQMMMQAEAEAEAMKVTGAARAAAVAARARAEAAQTAAKAEAFGQYQEAAVVDMVLQRLPQVAEAVAQPLLGTRRVTLVAGGSGDIGVSRLPGEILDVVTRLPAAVEALTGVSVTQATQKKSECQA from the exons ATGCTATGGCGGTGGGCCCCCAGATATACGTGGAGGGGATCCGTGCGAGTGTGCGAGGCGCGCGTGTGCGAGGTCCGGTGttccccggggcgggggcaggtGAAGATCCAGGGGCAGAACAAGGAGATGCTGGCGGCCGCCTGCCAGATGTTCCTGGGCAAATCGGAGAGCGAGATCGCCCAGATCGCCCTCGAGACCCTCGAGGGCCACCAGCGCGCCATCATGGCCCACATGACTGTGGAG GAGATCTACAAGGACCGGCAGAAGTTCTCGGAGCAGGTTTTCAACGTGGCCTCGTCCGACCTCGTCAACATGGGGATCAGCGTGGTCAGCTACACCCTGAAGGACATCCACGACGACCAG gacTACCTCCACTCGCTGGGGAAGGGCCGCACGGCGCAGGTCCAGCGCGACGCCCGCGTCGGGGAGGCCGAGGCCAAGCGGGACGCTGGCATCCGC gagGCGCGGGCGCGCCAGGAGCAGGTCTCGGCGCAGCTGCTGAGCGAGACGGCGATGGCGCAGGCCCAGCGCGACTTCCAGGTGCAGCAGGCGCTGTACGACGCCGCCGTCAGCGCCCGCAAAGCCCAGGCCGACCTGGCCTACCAGCTCCAG gtGGCGAGGACGAAGCAGCAGATCGAGGAGCAGCGGGCGCAGGTGCTGGTGGTGGAGCGGGCGCAGCAGGCGCAGCTGCAGGAGCACGAGATCGGCCGCCGCGAACGCGAGCTGGAGGCCACCGTCCGCAAACCCGCCGAGGCCGAGCGCTACCGCCTCGAGTGCCTGGCCGAGGCCCAGCG GTCACAGATGATGATGCAGGCGGAGGCTGAGGCCGAGGCCATGAAG GTgacgggggcggcgcgggcggcggcggtggccgcCCGGGCGCGGGCGGAGGCGGCGCAGACGGCGGCGAAGGCGGAGGCGTTCGGGCAGTACCAGGAAGCCGCCGTCGTCGACATGGTGCTGCAGCGGCTCCCCCAG gTGGCGGAGGCGGTGGCGCAGCCGCTGTTGGGGACGCGACGAGTGACGTTGGTGGCCGGCGGCTCCGGTGACATCGGGGTGTCGCGGTTGCCGGGGGAGATCCTGGACGTCGTCACCCGCCTGCCCGCAGCCGTCGAGGCCCTCACGGGTGTCAGCGTCACCCAG GCCACCCAGAAGAAGTCCGAATGCCAGGCCTGA
- the RPS5 gene encoding small ribosomal subunit protein uS7 — MTDWETAPAVTETPDIKLFGKWSTDDVQINDISLQDYIAVKEKYAKYLPHSAGRYAAKRFRKAQCPIVERLTNSMMMHGRNNGKKLMTVRIVKHAFEIIHLLTGENPLQVLVNAIINSGPREDSTRIGRAGTVRRQAVDVSPLRRVNQAIWLLCTGAREAAFRNIKTIAECLADELINAAKGSSNSYAIKKKDELERVAKSNR; from the exons ATGACCGACTGGGAGACGGCCCCCGCCGTCACCGAGACCCCCGACATCAAACTCTTCGGCAAATGGAGCACCGACGACGTGCAAATCAACGATATCTCCCTCCAG GATTACATCGCCGTGAAGGAAAAATACGCCAAGTACCTGCCCCACAGCGCCGGGCGCTACGCGGCCAAGCGTTTTCGTAAAGCTCAATGTCCCATCGTCGAGCGACTCACTAATTCCATGATGATGCACGGCCGGAACAACGGCAAGAAATTAATGACCGTCCGCATCGTTAAGCACGCCTTCGAGATCATCCATCTGCTCACCGGGGAG AATCCCCTGCAAGTCCTGGTTAACGCCATCATCAACTCCGGACCCCGCGAGGACTCGACCCGCATCGGTCGCGCCGGCACCGTCCGCAGACAAGCCGTGGACGTGTCCCCCCTGCGCCGCGTCAACCAG GCTATTTGGTTGTTGTGCACCGGAGCTCGCGAAGCCGCTTTCCGTAACATCAAAACCATCGCCGAGTGCTTGGCCGACGAACTCATCAACGCCGCCAAG ggctcttCCAACTCTTACGCCATCAAGAAGAAGGACGAGCTGGAGCGCGTGGCCAAATCCAACCGTTAA
- the RNF225 gene encoding RING finger protein 225 yields MAGDTEGVPPLDCVICFSPYDRLFKVPKVLGCGHTFCLECLARVTVVAPAAPTLLCPICRRPTSLPRRRGPPALPTRADLLALLPPGPTGSVRFSRPKGLLYVPPEHPKSSGHPKSPDQVPTVTLTLELGRPEPPVPPNRGRSWISGRWSLYRTVALMVALMVGGGLVLCGVFIFFLQPMAWGEGGPVTNSTWGEPSWPPY; encoded by the coding sequence ATGGCTGGGGACACCGAGGGGGTCCCCCCCCTGGATTGCGTCATCTGCTTCTCTCCTTACGATCGTCTCTTCAAGGTGCCCAAAGTTTTGGGGTGCGGTCACACTTTTTGCCTCGAATGCCTGGCCAGGGTCACCGTGgtggcccccgccgcccccacctTGCTCTGCCCCATCTGTCGTCGCCCCACGTCGCTGCCTCGCCGTCGCGGACCCCCGGCTTTGCCCACCCGCGCCGATCTCTTGGCTCTTCTACCCCCCGGTCCTACCGGTTCCGTCCGCTTCAGCCGTCCCAAGGGGTTACTCTACGTtccccctgagcaccccaaatcctccgggcaccccaaatcccccgACCAGGTGCCTACCGTGACCCTCACTCTGGAATTGGGGCGACCCGAGCCCCCCGTTCCCCCCAACCGGGGTCGATCCTGGATCTCCGGCCGGTGGTCTCTGTACCGAACGGTGGCCTTGATGGTGGCCTTGATGGTGGGAGGGGGCTTGGTGCTCTGCGGAGTCTTCATCTTCTTCCTCCAGCCCATGGCGTGGGGCGAGGGGGGGCCGGTGACCAACAGCACCTGGGGAGAGCCGAGCTGGCCCCCATATTga